In Zingiber officinale cultivar Zhangliang chromosome 3A, Zo_v1.1, whole genome shotgun sequence, the DNA window TTGAGCCTATCTCCTATAACCTCTGATTTATTAACCCTTTCACTGCCTGCCAAATCAACAAGATGAAGGCATCCTCTATGAACAGATCCAGATGCCAACTCTCTTCCATGAACATGAATCGTTAGGCAACTGCAAATTAGGATTTATGAGTTAAGTGCAACAACAGTCACAAAATAACTATTCTTTGAGAAAGGATCTACAATCAACCATTCGCAAAAGCAACAAGACCTGTGAGAGCGACTGCTACGTTCATTCATGGAAGTTGAACAAACAGCACGATTCTTCTGACCAAGGTTCATTAGTTCAATTACTTCTTCTGTTGATGTGACAGGAACCAAGTTTGCATCAGGCACAGCCATCCCATTCTGAGAACTATTACGAATGTCCAATGTTTTAAAAGTAAAGGTACTCAAAAATTGTTAACAAAAGACAATTGTAGTGAGATAACCGCTAAGTAATccaacaaattaatttaatttaaatacagAACATATATACTATTAGCAGAATAATCATATTGATAATCAATGAAAGGAGTCGCAAGTGGAAGGATATTTTTTATGAGGACCATCATTAAGGAGATCCCTGACTAGCTCATTGTATATCTCAATCATCTGAACAGAAATTTCATAACAAATTGTATCCTTTCTTTGTCCTGAGATCTGAAACAAGTCATTTAGTGCCCTATAATTTACTCCATAGTCCTCTTCCGTGAGTTCTTTGGGTCCACTCTACATAGAAATTGCATCATTAAATAAGAATGTGTTTGTGAATGAACAATTTTGAGCAAGACGACAAACAAAATATAGATGTCACAGTTGTTACCATGGTATAAGTTTTTCCAGATCCGGTTTGTCCATATGCAAAGATGCAGACATTATAACCATCAAGAATTGATCGAATCAAAGGTTTTGTGTCACAAAAAACCTCCTCTGCATTGATTAAAAAAGTTAATTTTGTTTCAACAGTTGAAAAATATACAATATCTAATATGAAGTTTTGACAACCTTGAGTAACAGATGGGCCAAAAACTCTGTTGAAGCTAAACAATTTATGACCTTCTTTTCCATATTTCGTTGGGGTGCTAATTGTAATGCTTCCATCATCAAGATGATCAACAGTGGTCAAATTATTACTAGGTTTTCCAGGTAAGAAAGGCCTCACACGGCAATACACCCTAATATTTCCTATTAGAGGACATATTGAATTAGTAAAAGCAAGAAAACAATTAGCTTAGAATGTTATGATAGGATTACCTTTAAGATCCTGTACATGATTATACAACTTCCTGTTTTCTTCAAGAACCTTCTGATACCCGGAAGCTGCATGAGTTAGGATTTGCATATGCTTTCCTAAAATGACATGAACAAGGGTGTTTTGAGCACATCAACTAGTTCCTGATATATAACTAGCCCAGctgttttttttattatcataCCTAGATTGTTAAATTCCTCTGAGTATTGTGTCTTTAGAAACTCTACACTCTCTCTGGTTGCGAGGAGTGCATACTTCAGTTCCTATTGAGGACATGAAACAACATCATGAAGAATACAATATCATATCCAATTTGTTTTTCACAAAGCATAAGAACATACATCAATTTCTCTTTTTTGCTTCTCAATTAGTAAACACTGCTTCAGAAGCTTTTCTTTTGCTTGTTCTTGAACCCTCAAGCTCATGGTAAAATCTTCAGCTCTTGGACACGTGTAAGAACTTTCTGATTCTGGCAtctaaaacatagtaaagaacaAGGCATTATTATTTGCAAAGAGAGTAGTTTTGGTAAAAGTTTAATCTAGGTTGGCTTATTTCTTATTTGCAATTTGATCATTTTCCTAGTTTGTTTTAATTGAGATCTATAAAAGAGgagtgatttttattatttatcatCTTTCTAGAAATTAAATTTCTCTCGTTTAATCTGTGTGAGATCATCTCTTCTCGTCTCCATGTGAGCTAATTATACCTCATGTCGTGTCAAATTTTTTTCCAGTTCGTTGTGTGAGTTTGGGCTGGCTCAATTTGTGTGTTGTATCAAGTTTCTATTAGAACAACTTTGTACAACATCAAAAACTTAAAACTTCAGATGAATATTCCACTTGCAAGGAAATTGttctttcaaaactaattttaaataACTACATTTTGTCTATTAATGAGCTAGTTTTATATGACCTGACCgccataaatttttttatttctttaaacgACAATTTGAATGGCTGTTATATGCATTGCATCAACTCAGACCATTTAGCTCCACTGTTGTATAGGGACCATACATATGTCACCTTATTGTCAAAGCAAGTGTTCTGAATCTCTGATGAATTGCTTGCTTCGTAGAGGGAACCAGTTTCATCAGTCATGTTCACCTATGAAGTTTTCCAGTATCAACGTATCATTGGATCAAGGAAAATTTCTGACAAAATAAAATATGGTACCTTATTCTCACAGGGAGTGGACTGAATCTCTGTCAAATTGTTTGATTCGTGGAGGGATGCAGTTTCATCAATTACTTTCAACTATGAAGTTTTCCAGTGTCCATTTATCAATGCTTTAAAGAACAAAGTTCAACAAGATTAAATATGGTACCTTATTCACACAGCGTGTTGGCTGAATCTCCATTGAATTGCTTGCTCCATAAAACAAACTGGTTTCATTTATCTCTTTCAATGTTTTATCCATCTATCAAGTTTTGTCATATCAATTTATGTCATCTAAGAGGATCTATAGTAACATAAAATAATATGGTACTCCAGTACCGCTGCATAAAAAGGAAGAAATTCATGGTAGGTGCATACGGAAAATatgattgattagaggataataCTTTGCAGTTAAAAGTATTAAGTTATCATGTAAAAAAGTATGATTGATTAATAGAACTACAGATAATAGTCTGAAGTGCAGAGTATTATGTAAAAAAAGAATGGAAGTGGTTGTGTTTAGATAATGAAGCAGCATATAAATATAACCAAGACAAGATGTAAGATGGCCTACCATCTCCTGTTTCCTTGCAATATGATGCTCAAAATCTTGCATTACTTTAGTTAACATTGATTCAACTACCTGAAAGGACCACTGAAAACTTTACTATCTGTTTCGTGCAGATAATTGTAAATACAAATTGATAATATTTTTGCCTAAACTTATAACCAGCTTTTATATACCAAAGGGATTTCTTCAGGCTTTTTATCTGATATAAGGGTGCGTACAAGCATGCTCAGAGAGGGTGATATCTGTTAATCATACAAATTATTTGAGCTAACATAGGATTACTGGATCCTTCAATGTATTACATTCAGCTTACCAACCATTTCAGAAGATTCTACTGAAAAATCAATGCTGAAGTTCTGCTCCAATGACCCACCATCCTGAATTGGTTGACTTCTAGAGAGAGAATACATGAAAGGTTCTGAGTTTCTCCTCACAAAGTGTTTTCCAGTGCTTGAATGTTTCACAATTCCACCAGACTTGGAGGAACCTTTCCTCCGTGCTTGTTTCTCACCATATGATTTTAGAGCCAGAATAGAATTAACAACCCTAGACCCTTTACCACCCTGTACGAAAAACataagaataaaaaatattagGGATAGACCCCATTCAAGATAAGTTCTAGGAGATAaagcagttttttttttattaaccagGAATAAGTGATAATTTTTGTTAGCATGTTCTGCTAAATATGACAAGTCAGGGAGCATTGGAATAAGGGAAATACAATTGATGCATTTGTCGAAGAAAACACAGCTAGTTTGCATCTATCTAAAAACTGTTGAATAACAGACTTCCTAGTGTAGCTTTAATACACTGGAGCAAGAACTAGGAAACTTTAGCAAAACAAGAAAGACATGCCTGCTGTAGATCAGATGCCTCAAATGTGGGGAGAGCCAATTCTTCTAGGGCATCAAGGAAGTTCCTCAAATTCTCGAAGTATTGAAATGCTGATAGAGCAGGCCCATCAGGAATGGAAGCTGAATCCGCAGGAGCTTCAATCACCTTAATGAAAAAGAATAATTAGATTCCAACTTCAGTGAtgcgagagaaaaaaaaattctaccaaAATCATTGAACAAGTGCATAACCTTGGACACTGCTCCAGGCTGAACCTTGTTGAGTACGTTGCAGAGAACAATTCCATTCCTTAGTCCTAGCCTGAATTCCTCCTCAGTAGGCTCTTCTGGAAAATCCCTCGCACCAGCAACCCCAACTATTCCCCTAAGCCATGCAGCTGCCTCATACCTTCTCATTGCTGCCACGGCAAGGCAAGTATAACCGGATACATTTTGTGCTTGATTGAATAGACATAACGCTTTATTTAACGAACTAGAATTCAAATCGTGATTTGTGAGAGTATTCTCTATAGTAAATGCACTGACTCATGAGTTTATGGTATAACACATTAAGAGTAATTGCCCTTGGGGAGGGTGTAAGCCAACAAAAAAGCATTGCATTTCTTCATTCAAATCAGGCGCTTTCAAACAACAGAACTTGAAAAACAAGGATGTTATTGAAGAAAATGCAAGGGACGTAGACGAACACATAAGAGGGGGAAATCATATGTTTGGCTCCCTCATTGTTCTGTCACATTGGTAGAAAATCAAGGTCTCGCGAGCACAATTATTGGTCGATTCTTATGCAGAAAATGTAAAAAGTGTGTCAAAATACATTTCGCGATTACTAAAGAAATCAAATCACCTGCTTGCTCCTCCTTCCTCGACGCCAAGTCGATGTCGCACATCCTCGATCCGTGCTGCTTTAGCACGTCCTCCACCACCGACAACGAAATGGACCCTTCAAACGCCATGTTCAGCACAAAGCAACACTTCCGATTCCCAATTCCGATTGGTTTGCAGCCGATTTCAGACAGGAATTCATCCAacgcaataaataaataaataaacaacagaAAAAGGTTGGATTTTGAGGCAGGGCAAGGGGAAAGAGATGGTGCAGCTGCGTCTCCCCCCGCCTCAAAGTGGTGAGGGGGcgaggaaggagaagagaagagagagaaggggaggagagaaaagaaagagaaagaagagagctttGCGCCCCTTCTCTCCTTCCCTCGCTCTCtgtttcttctgtgtttcttcacGGCCGCAGGTTTGAAATAAACCAAACGGACTCATTCGGTATTAATAGTTGGgcaaaaatgaaaaagacatttttttttatcctattcgaattttttttaacaaaagagGCCTACAATTATCCCTACtatactatttttattattatctttctcatattttctatttaaatttaGAATATGAGACCTATTATAATAGCTACGGATTCATATATtgttataatatgatttttttaattaaaattgtccAGAGTCTCTCGAgactttaaataatattttttgaacTAAAATCTGATTATTACGGTTCTAATTCATAATTATTTGTAAATCTTTGAAAGAACTTCGATTTGATATTGATCCTGTCCAATAGTCGAGGTGACAGAAGCTGGGGATGTGACACTCCGGTTGACCTTGTGTTGACTCCTCGCTACCCTGCAACCACAACtgcgtcagtgtcgagccaggaaaggggtccccggcgatgaccctccgacgctcaagtccgTCACCGCACGGTGTGTGGAAGCAAAGCAAAGTAGAGAACAGCAGCAGCAACAGTAGATTATCGCATACCTCTGTgaagcttggaccccctttatatagggttcCTGTAGCGCGAgtgcacgcttcccaaagcgtgcatgcttctcgaagctttccctgaaaatatgtatcagtaaagtgtccctgacacaacaccttaacgagccgagcatatctccgaagtgatagtggaagcttctgcCGTACAATCTTATGTCTGAATCAGCCGCCGACCATGGCGCCTGTCAGTGGCACATGCTCCCAAAAAGATAATATTCAGCTAGTAGTGTATTTTACTgggtcgagcgggatagccgctcgaggGGTAACCGCTCGACTCGGATTTTTACTTTCTGCTCGGATGAGTGTGTTATCTGGCCGAGCGGGAAGGCCGCTTGACCGACGCTTCCGCTGTCCTGATCCATAAGCCATTATCTGGACGAGCGGAAAAGCCGCTCGGCCGCCCTTCTGTTTTTGTGTAGCTCGGTCGTAAATCCGCCCCGTTCTTGTAGCTCTATATAAGACCGAGCAAGGAAGCCGCTCGACGTACCCTTGCAGATACCTGACAGCCTTTCTGAGCGTCGGAATCTCGGCATCCCGCCGAGATGTTATGATGTCGGATCGGGTCTTCATTATCCCGATCGGGCGAGCGTGCTCCTCGATCAGCCAGTGGTATAGGGGTGTTTGACCACCTTGACTCTGACCTCCACCATGGCACTGACCTCCGCCCTAGCAGCGGGGTGGGGCC includes these proteins:
- the LOC122052321 gene encoding kinesin-like protein KIN-14Q, coding for MAFEGSISLSVVEDVLKQHGSRMCDIDLASRKEEQAAMRRYEAAAWLRGIVGVAGARDFPEEPTEEEFRLGLRNGIVLCNVLNKVQPGAVSKVIEAPADSASIPDGPALSAFQYFENLRNFLDALEELALPTFEASDLQQGGKGSRVVNSILALKSYGEKQARRKGSSKSGGIVKHSSTGKHFVRRNSEPFMYSLSRSQPIQDGGSLEQNFSIDFSVESSEMISPSLSMLVRTLISDKKPEEIPLVVESMLTKVMQDFEHHIARKQEMMDKTLKEINETSLFYGASNSMEIQPTRCVNKLKVIDETASLHESNNLTEIQSTPCENKVNMTDETGSLYEASNSSEIQNTCFDNKMPESESSYTCPRAEDFTMSLRVQEQAKEKLLKQCLLIEKQKREIDELKYALLATRESVEFLKTQYSEEFNNLGKHMQILTHAASGYQKVLEENRKLYNHVQDLKGNIRVYCRVRPFLPGKPSNNLTTVDHLDDGSITISTPTKYGKEGHKLFSFNRVFGPSVTQEEVFCDTKPLIRSILDGYNVCIFAYGQTGSGKTYTMSGPKELTEEDYGVNYRALNDLFQISGQRKDTICYEISVQMIEIYNELVRDLLNDGPHKKLDIRNSSQNGMAVPDANLVPVTSTEEVIELMNLGQKNRAVCSTSMNERSSRSHSCLTIHVHGRELASGSVHRGCLHLVDLAGSERVNKSEVIGDRLKEAQHINKSLAALGDVIYALAQKNSHVPYRNSKLTQLLQDSLGGQAKTLMFIHISPEVDALSETLSTLKFAERVATIELGAAKTNKDNGELRELRQQVASLQVALAKKEEETLGSTMSSPDIYRMKSSPTSPGCRNQIQTTEDLGNIESCSASMERADIDVANDEDPLRDWVRDNVHVPDSLDQGYIPDVRVFRDRHTSRPNSVTTDDYDELDFATSDSSEQEMILQSQSSNGKASNAVNGGLRIKRPQSGSTKGSELRTPRAHMPSPSRKISTAPPSSQLVKGSPSRQQAASDGKRRQSDNGRMATSK